One Georgenia wutianyii DNA segment encodes these proteins:
- a CDS encoding ABC transporter substrate-binding protein gives MRRSTFAVAAVAAALVLGACAPPAPEDEGDGSATDGATTTDSGGTLTIATTTDVVNFNPLIGNSRTDSWVTSLMYPRMLHINEQGTKEPALAVDWGWVDETTGYWELRDDVTWSDGEPVTAEDVAFTLNATKEDQPSGTLVGQLGYFDHAEAVSDTRVEVHLTEPDSSFVEGVGFWATIVPEHVFGEAPSVAEFANDSDWVSAGPYVLTEVQRGQDYVLQAVEDYPLTESGTPGPDEIVFRVYPDVNTEILALQNGDVDLIANALPPAQVAQLQSTEGVTVQEVPGLGYAHMVYNMDRTPLDDVRVRQALAHAVDYEAIREVVLHGQAVSTGSSPIMPVLSDWYVELEEYEYDPALSRQLLEEAGQPTDGSLTLELLYSLQDPIVSQWANLVRDGAAEAGITIELTGLERNTYLARTQDDDYDIYAGSFAIMEDPRVNMSLTYMPDGFINYAHVDDPALNELISQARVLPDFEDQLPLVQEAARMVHEQVYDNIMYTQNLYFAHSDEWTGFVPQPSELLSIVNPVSLASATRAG, from the coding sequence ATGAGACGTTCCACCTTCGCCGTCGCCGCCGTCGCGGCGGCCCTCGTCCTCGGCGCCTGCGCGCCGCCCGCCCCAGAGGACGAGGGCGACGGGTCCGCCACCGACGGCGCGACCACCACCGACTCCGGGGGCACACTGACAATCGCCACGACCACCGACGTCGTGAACTTCAACCCGCTCATCGGCAACTCACGCACCGACTCGTGGGTCACCTCGCTCATGTACCCCCGAATGCTCCACATCAACGAGCAGGGCACGAAGGAGCCGGCCCTCGCCGTCGACTGGGGCTGGGTGGACGAGACGACCGGCTACTGGGAGCTGCGCGACGACGTCACGTGGAGCGACGGCGAGCCGGTGACGGCCGAGGACGTCGCCTTCACGCTCAACGCGACGAAGGAGGACCAGCCCTCGGGAACGCTCGTCGGCCAGCTCGGGTACTTCGACCACGCCGAGGCGGTCTCCGACACCCGGGTCGAGGTCCACCTCACCGAGCCCGACTCCTCGTTCGTCGAGGGCGTGGGCTTCTGGGCCACCATCGTCCCCGAGCACGTCTTCGGCGAGGCGCCCTCCGTCGCGGAGTTCGCCAACGACTCCGACTGGGTGAGTGCCGGCCCCTACGTGCTCACCGAGGTCCAGCGCGGCCAGGACTACGTCCTGCAGGCGGTGGAGGACTATCCGCTCACCGAGTCGGGCACCCCCGGACCCGACGAGATCGTCTTCCGCGTCTACCCGGACGTCAACACCGAGATCCTCGCGCTGCAGAACGGGGACGTCGACCTCATCGCCAACGCCCTTCCGCCGGCGCAGGTGGCTCAGCTGCAGTCCACCGAGGGCGTCACGGTGCAGGAGGTGCCCGGACTCGGGTACGCCCACATGGTCTACAACATGGACCGCACGCCGCTCGACGACGTCCGGGTCCGCCAGGCGCTCGCGCACGCAGTCGACTACGAGGCCATCCGTGAGGTGGTCCTGCACGGCCAGGCCGTGTCGACCGGCTCCAGCCCGATCATGCCCGTGCTGTCCGACTGGTACGTGGAGCTCGAGGAGTACGAGTACGACCCGGCCCTCTCCCGCCAGCTCCTGGAGGAGGCGGGCCAGCCGACAGACGGCAGTCTCACCCTCGAGCTGCTCTACTCCTTGCAGGACCCGATCGTCTCCCAGTGGGCCAACCTCGTCCGCGACGGCGCTGCGGAGGCCGGGATCACCATCGAGCTCACCGGGCTGGAGCGCAACACCTACCTCGCGCGGACCCAGGACGACGACTACGACATCTACGCGGGCAGCTTCGCCATCATGGAGGACCCCCGGGTGAACATGTCGCTCACCTACATGCCCGACGGGTTCATCAACTACGCCCACGTGGACGACCCGGCGCTCAACGAGCTCATCTCCCAGGCTCGGGTGCTGCCCGACTTCGAGGACCAGCTGCCGCTGGTCCAGGAGGCCGCCCGGATGGTGCACGAGCAGGTGTACGACAACATCATGTACACCCAGAACCTCTACTTCGCGCACAGCGACGAGTGGACCGGCTTCGTGCCGCAGCCGAGCGAGCTGCTCTCGATCGTCAACCCCGTGTCGCTCGCCAGCGCCACCCGCGCCGGCTGA
- a CDS encoding recombinase family protein: MTSSTRRRSTPASSPETSAALYLRRSSRKDLGANRSLREQETECRALAARLGLDVVEVYEEQEGTGASMRSRKRRPKWEQALADLDAGDRFRTVIVWALDRADRRGADVLAGLLTRHAATGRRILGVDGTDTSDERQRLATIIRGEIAREEAENIAKRVTRTKRTRRADGRWLGGRPPFGLRVVEGRVEPDPDTAPVARRIADEVLSGRSLWSIAADLNAEEIPSPSGVVKGWRVNSLSQILRAPAFAGLQSVRERKPSGGWPAIADVYLDEETRRPVSVGVGVITPAERSRILAALESRTREDARDVRRGKREVRSLLGDVLRCASCGGRTSVSGSGARKSYRCAALATGRECAAPFTAPRDALESYVGERFLTTLSTLEPSDDLLVEVAARWVARVEPGALADRQEAEDAVAALDADLARARRLAVSGVLTEEEAAEEMSRLRRLRVEAVDRLAALPTPAIDVSPLLDLVQSREAWEGLPVDERRSLLPLAIHEIRVLRASGRGVRFRPDERVEIIWHA; encoded by the coding sequence ATGACCTCGTCTACGCGTCGCCGCTCCACTCCGGCATCGTCGCCGGAGACCTCGGCCGCCCTCTATCTCCGCCGTTCGTCGCGCAAGGATCTCGGCGCGAACCGCTCTCTGCGCGAACAGGAGACCGAGTGCCGTGCGCTGGCCGCGCGCCTCGGTCTCGACGTAGTCGAGGTCTATGAAGAGCAAGAAGGCACTGGCGCATCGATGCGGTCACGCAAGCGCCGTCCCAAGTGGGAGCAGGCCCTCGCTGACCTCGACGCTGGTGACCGCTTCCGCACGGTCATCGTGTGGGCGCTGGACCGTGCCGACCGGCGTGGCGCTGACGTGCTCGCCGGGCTCCTAACAAGGCACGCCGCGACCGGGCGGCGCATCCTCGGCGTGGACGGCACCGATACGAGCGACGAACGTCAACGCCTCGCCACGATCATCCGGGGCGAGATCGCCCGCGAGGAGGCCGAGAACATCGCCAAGCGTGTTACCCGGACCAAGCGCACGCGGCGCGCTGATGGCCGGTGGCTCGGCGGACGCCCGCCCTTCGGGCTCCGTGTAGTCGAGGGGCGCGTCGAGCCCGATCCCGACACCGCTCCTGTCGCCCGCCGAATCGCCGACGAAGTCCTCAGCGGACGCTCCCTGTGGAGCATCGCCGCCGACCTCAACGCCGAGGAGATCCCCAGCCCGTCCGGTGTCGTCAAGGGCTGGCGTGTAAACAGCCTGTCACAGATCCTCCGCGCCCCCGCCTTCGCCGGTCTCCAGTCCGTCCGTGAGCGCAAGCCGTCCGGAGGCTGGCCAGCTATCGCTGACGTCTATCTCGACGAGGAAACCCGTCGGCCCGTCTCGGTCGGCGTCGGTGTCATCACACCCGCCGAACGGTCACGCATTTTGGCAGCGTTGGAGAGCCGCACCCGCGAGGACGCGCGCGACGTCCGCCGGGGCAAGCGAGAGGTCCGATCACTTCTGGGTGACGTCCTCAGGTGTGCCTCCTGCGGTGGTCGAACGTCGGTGTCCGGTAGCGGGGCTCGCAAGTCCTACCGCTGCGCGGCTCTGGCAACTGGCCGGGAGTGCGCCGCACCTTTCACCGCGCCGCGTGACGCCCTCGAAAGTTACGTCGGTGAGCGCTTCCTGACGACGCTCTCGACCTTGGAGCCCTCCGACGATCTTCTCGTCGAGGTCGCCGCCCGGTGGGTGGCTCGCGTCGAGCCCGGAGCGCTCGCCGACCGCCAGGAGGCCGAAGACGCTGTGGCTGCCCTCGACGCCGACCTCGCGCGCGCTCGTCGCCTGGCCGTCTCAGGCGTGCTGACCGAGGAGGAGGCCGCTGAGGAGATGAGCCGCCTCCGCCGTCTCCGCGTCGAGGCAGTCGACCGCCTCGCGGCGCTGCCCACACCTGCGATCGATGTCTCGCCCCTCCTCGACCTCGTACAGTCCCGCGAGGCATGGGAAGGCCTGCCCGTCGACGAGCGCCGCTCACTCCTCCCGCTGGCCATCCACGAGATCCGCGTCCTGCGTGCTTCTGGGCGCGGCGTCCGCTTCCGTCCGGATGAGCGCGTGGAGATCATCTGGCACGCCTGA
- a CDS encoding NHL domain-containing thioredoxin family protein has translation MTTRPQKSRIRASELHGRSWLNTGGKSYSISDFRGRVLLLDFWTFCCINCLHVIDELRELEERYHDVLVTVGVHSPKFVHEADPDALAAAVERYDVAHPVLDDPELTTWKAYTARAWPTLVLIDPEGYIVGHMAGEGHTPNLAAAIDQLVAEHEAKGTLHRGSGPYVPPEPTAGLLRFPAKALALPGGNLLVADAGHHRLVELAPDGETLVRTIGSGSRGRADGGPDDAELNEPNGLCLLPSDVADQVDYDVVVADTVNHLLRGVRLADGHVTTLAGTGEQFMVGAPDNVAPGDEPATEDYGPARRVRLSSPWDVTWSAQAGAVVVAMAGHHTLWTFDPLAGYVARLGGTMNEGLVDGALRQAWFAQPSGLAVADDGRLWLADSETSALRAVDVAAGEVRTAVGQGLFDFGHRDGPADQALLQHPLGVAALPGGQVAVADTYNGAVRLYDPATEEMSTLATGLAEPSGLLVDGAHLLVVESAAHRLTRIPLPDGTVARHDGAAHRTQRPVTEVAPDFTLRVVFTPPAGKKLDDRFGPSTQLSVAAETLVDGGGTGTDLERQVSLAPTADAGGHTVLSVTAKAASCDADPAVEFPACHLASQDWGIPVRVVEGGPAELVLNLHG, from the coding sequence ATGACAACCCGACCACAAAAGTCCCGAATCCGAGCGTCAGAGCTGCACGGACGCAGCTGGCTCAACACTGGCGGTAAGTCGTACAGCATCAGCGACTTTCGGGGTCGTGTCTTGTTGCTCGACTTCTGGACCTTCTGCTGCATCAACTGCCTGCACGTCATCGACGAGCTGCGCGAGCTCGAGGAGCGGTACCACGACGTCCTCGTGACCGTCGGCGTCCACTCCCCCAAGTTCGTCCACGAGGCCGACCCGGACGCGCTCGCCGCCGCCGTCGAGCGCTACGACGTCGCCCACCCCGTTCTCGACGACCCCGAGCTCACGACGTGGAAGGCCTACACCGCCCGCGCGTGGCCCACGCTCGTCCTCATCGACCCCGAGGGCTACATCGTCGGGCACATGGCCGGCGAGGGGCACACCCCGAACCTCGCCGCCGCCATCGACCAGCTCGTCGCCGAGCACGAGGCCAAGGGCACCCTCCACCGCGGCTCCGGTCCCTACGTGCCGCCCGAGCCCACGGCGGGCCTGCTCAGGTTCCCCGCCAAGGCGCTCGCCCTGCCGGGCGGCAACCTCCTCGTCGCCGACGCCGGGCACCACCGCCTCGTCGAGCTCGCCCCCGACGGCGAGACCCTCGTGCGCACCATCGGCTCCGGCTCCCGCGGGCGCGCCGACGGCGGCCCCGACGACGCCGAGCTCAACGAGCCCAACGGGCTGTGCCTGCTCCCAAGCGACGTCGCCGACCAGGTGGACTACGACGTCGTCGTCGCCGACACGGTCAACCACCTGCTGCGCGGCGTGCGGCTGGCCGACGGGCACGTGACCACCCTCGCCGGGACCGGTGAGCAGTTCATGGTCGGCGCCCCGGACAACGTCGCGCCGGGTGACGAGCCCGCCACCGAGGACTACGGCCCGGCCCGCCGGGTCCGGCTGTCCTCCCCGTGGGACGTCACGTGGTCGGCGCAGGCCGGCGCGGTCGTCGTCGCCATGGCCGGGCACCACACGCTGTGGACCTTCGACCCCCTCGCCGGCTACGTCGCGCGGCTCGGCGGGACGATGAACGAGGGTCTGGTCGACGGCGCGCTGCGCCAGGCGTGGTTCGCCCAGCCGTCCGGGCTCGCCGTGGCCGACGACGGCCGGCTCTGGCTCGCCGACTCCGAGACCTCGGCCCTGCGCGCCGTCGACGTGGCCGCCGGTGAGGTGCGCACCGCCGTCGGGCAAGGGCTGTTCGACTTCGGGCACCGCGACGGACCGGCCGACCAGGCGCTGCTCCAGCACCCGCTCGGCGTCGCCGCGCTGCCCGGCGGCCAGGTCGCCGTCGCCGACACCTACAACGGGGCCGTGCGCCTCTACGACCCGGCCACCGAGGAGATGAGCACCCTCGCCACCGGGCTCGCCGAGCCGTCCGGCCTCCTCGTCGACGGCGCGCACCTCCTTGTCGTCGAGTCCGCGGCCCACCGCCTCACCCGCATCCCGCTGCCCGACGGCACGGTCGCCCGCCACGACGGCGCCGCCCACCGCACGCAGCGTCCCGTCACCGAGGTGGCCCCGGACTTCACCCTCCGGGTCGTCTTCACCCCGCCCGCCGGCAAGAAGCTCGACGACCGCTTCGGTCCCTCGACCCAGCTGTCGGTCGCCGCCGAGACGCTCGTGGACGGCGGCGGAACGGGCACCGACCTCGAGCGGCAGGTCTCCCTCGCCCCGACCGCGGACGCGGGTGGGCACACCGTGCTCTCCGTGACGGCCAAGGCCGCCTCCTGCGACGCGGACCCGGCCGTGGAGTTCCCCGCGTGCCACCTCGCCTCCCAGGACTGGGGCATCCCGGTGCGGGTGGTCGAGGGCGGGCCCGCCGAGCTCGTGCTCAACCTCCACGGCTGA
- a CDS encoding phage major capsid protein — protein sequence MATHTTLTSAPSWRPDVVVYPSEEVIPSALALVAGNVVANIEGDAPTVRIPRVTSTAEPGFVPEGTLIPDSGAALDEVTVGTRKIAVLGRFSREQAGQANTLRLALASLTASVVRSADEAFLNHADETDTTLTGILAGKDLPAPLAYDGLGSLIDAAASVEDDGGRASVILANPRSWATVAKDLDLGHESVERRVLGLPVVTNSAVPAGTLAVVDRDAVPVATGQVEVARSEEALFTHDSVLVRVLFRLGWTVADPARVQRVTVA from the coding sequence GTGGCTACTCACACCACTCTCACCTCCGCTCCGTCCTGGCGTCCGGACGTCGTCGTCTACCCGTCCGAGGAGGTCATCCCCAGCGCCCTCGCCCTCGTCGCTGGCAACGTCGTTGCCAACATCGAGGGTGACGCGCCCACGGTACGCATCCCGCGCGTGACCTCGACCGCCGAGCCGGGATTCGTGCCCGAGGGGACGCTCATCCCCGACAGCGGAGCTGCGCTCGACGAGGTCACCGTCGGCACGCGGAAGATCGCCGTCCTCGGCCGCTTCTCCCGCGAGCAGGCGGGCCAGGCCAACACCCTGCGCCTAGCGCTGGCGAGCCTGACCGCCTCGGTTGTGCGGTCCGCCGACGAGGCGTTCCTCAACCACGCCGACGAGACTGACACGACCCTGACCGGCATCCTCGCTGGCAAGGACCTGCCCGCGCCGCTCGCCTATGACGGGCTCGGCTCGCTGATTGACGCCGCCGCAAGCGTCGAGGACGACGGCGGACGGGCGAGCGTCATCCTCGCCAACCCCCGCTCCTGGGCCACCGTCGCCAAGGATCTCGACCTCGGACACGAGTCCGTTGAGCGACGCGTCCTGGGCCTGCCCGTCGTGACGAACTCCGCCGTCCCGGCGGGGACCCTCGCCGTCGTCGACCGTGACGCCGTTCCGGTCGCCACCGGACAGGTCGAGGTCGCCCGCTCCGAGGAGGCCCTGTTCACCCACGACAGCGTCCTCGTCAGGGTCCTGTTCCGCCTCGGGTGGACCGTCGCCGACCCGGCGCGCGTGCAGCGCGTGACTGTCGCCTAA
- a CDS encoding D-alanyl-D-alanine carboxypeptidase family protein codes for MAPTSRATLARRLTALVVAAVLTLAVLTLVGADRLGLGAASAGEVQSPAALEAALVGVDATFADRVSAAHEAAAAAGVPLAITSGARSVAEQQRLFDEGVAEHGSAEAASRWVLPPDRSAHVLGKAVDVGPAEGWRWLGEHGAEQGLCQVYENEPWHFEPLVEPGGTCPGLEPDASHTVGG; via the coding sequence ATGGCCCCGACCTCCCGCGCGACCCTCGCCCGCCGACTCACCGCCCTCGTCGTGGCAGCCGTGCTCACCCTCGCCGTCCTCACGCTGGTCGGCGCCGACCGGCTCGGGCTCGGTGCGGCCTCGGCCGGCGAGGTGCAGTCGCCGGCCGCCCTGGAGGCGGCGCTCGTCGGCGTGGACGCCACGTTCGCCGATCGCGTCTCCGCCGCCCACGAGGCCGCCGCGGCCGCCGGCGTCCCGTTGGCGATCACCTCCGGAGCCCGCAGCGTCGCCGAACAGCAGCGGCTCTTCGACGAGGGGGTGGCCGAGCACGGCTCGGCCGAGGCGGCCTCGCGCTGGGTGCTCCCCCCGGACAGGTCGGCCCACGTCCTCGGCAAGGCGGTCGACGTCGGCCCCGCCGAGGGGTGGCGGTGGCTCGGCGAGCACGGCGCGGAGCAGGGGCTGTGCCAGGTCTACGAGAACGAGCCGTGGCACTTCGAGCCCCTCGTCGAACCGGGCGGCACCTGCCCGGGGCTCGAGCCCGACGCGTCGCACACGGTCGGCGGGTAG
- a CDS encoding ABC transporter permease: MTMGTFALRRVGRGLLTVWFAVTVTFLLLRLLPGDPTLAIQSPNMTADQRAALLEQYGLDQPLAVQYLAYLGQLAQGNLGISFTQSVPVTEVLMERLPWTLLLASGALVLTVLLGIPLGVLAASRAGGAFDRLVQMVGVTAQSLFVPSVGVFLLYTLGLQLGWFPIGGAYDRGVYGMAWYGNVLHHAVLPILSLMLIQLGAYVLTMRSTLIDALGEDYCTLARANGLPYRRVLWKHALRNALLPATTLIGLQLGTLVGGAVLTETVFAYPGIGRGIYEAVTQLDFPVLQGSFLLLAVTVVVANMLTDLVYGVLDPRVKTA; encoded by the coding sequence ATGACCATGGGAACGTTCGCGCTACGGCGCGTGGGACGAGGGCTGCTGACCGTGTGGTTCGCGGTCACCGTCACCTTCCTTCTCCTGCGCCTGCTCCCCGGTGACCCCACGCTGGCGATCCAGAGCCCGAACATGACCGCGGACCAGCGGGCGGCCCTCCTCGAGCAGTACGGCCTCGACCAGCCGCTGGCGGTGCAGTACCTCGCCTACCTCGGCCAGCTCGCTCAGGGCAACCTCGGAATCTCCTTCACCCAGTCCGTCCCGGTGACCGAGGTGCTCATGGAGCGACTGCCGTGGACGCTCCTGCTCGCCTCCGGGGCCCTGGTGCTCACGGTGCTGCTCGGCATCCCGCTCGGGGTTCTCGCCGCCTCCCGTGCCGGGGGCGCCTTCGACCGTCTCGTGCAGATGGTCGGGGTCACCGCGCAGTCGCTCTTCGTCCCGAGCGTCGGGGTCTTCCTCCTCTACACGCTCGGGCTGCAGCTCGGCTGGTTCCCGATCGGCGGCGCCTACGACCGCGGCGTCTACGGGATGGCGTGGTACGGCAACGTGCTGCACCACGCCGTCCTGCCGATTCTCTCGCTCATGCTCATCCAGCTCGGCGCGTACGTGCTGACGATGCGCTCCACGCTCATCGACGCGCTCGGTGAGGACTACTGCACGCTGGCACGGGCGAACGGGCTGCCCTACCGCCGGGTGCTGTGGAAGCACGCGCTGCGCAACGCGCTGCTCCCGGCGACGACGCTCATCGGCCTCCAGCTCGGGACGCTCGTCGGTGGGGCGGTGCTCACCGAGACCGTCTTCGCCTACCCCGGCATCGGCCGGGGGATCTACGAGGCGGTGACCCAGCTGGACTTCCCGGTCCTCCAGGGGTCCTTTCTCCTCCTCGCGGTGACCGTCGTCGTCGCGAACATGCTCACCGACCTCGTCTACGGAGTCCTCGA
- a CDS encoding dipeptidase: protein MLEKPAGRYTGYTAYDYLEPGVDYRQFRYAKQLGRVAPYAGLELSDAEKERTTRLLSDETVISLHEHVQVFPEDMGELREHIRQGREPTGYLGLAHSGMTAVFDNGMDGTCCISSDAGWKYQDVIHDLGVRMADIAHQDFVIKGETLADIEYARETGRIAHIFALEASTMIENEVDRLDVLYGIGVRQMGIAYSEANTLGSGLKERGDGGLTYFGERAVERMNKLGIAIDVSHSGDRTSLDVIKHSRLPVFITHAGARAVWPTNRMKPDDVIKACAERGGVIGIEAAPHTTLSPDHPHHSLESVMDHFEYCVDLVGIEHVSFGPDTLFGDHVGLHDAFAANLSIAQAHSHIDHPRVEYVDGVENPAEAFFNIIGWLVKHGYSDDEIRLVVGQNTLRVLKEVWVS, encoded by the coding sequence GTGCTTGAGAAGCCCGCCGGCCGCTACACCGGCTACACCGCCTACGACTACCTGGAGCCCGGGGTCGACTACCGGCAGTTCCGCTACGCGAAGCAGCTGGGCCGCGTCGCCCCCTACGCGGGTCTGGAGCTCAGCGACGCCGAGAAGGAGCGCACGACCCGCCTTCTCAGCGACGAGACCGTGATCTCCCTGCACGAGCACGTGCAGGTCTTCCCCGAGGACATGGGCGAGCTGCGCGAGCACATCCGGCAGGGCCGCGAACCCACCGGTTACCTCGGTCTGGCCCACTCCGGTATGACCGCCGTGTTCGACAACGGGATGGACGGCACGTGCTGCATCAGCTCCGACGCGGGCTGGAAGTACCAGGACGTCATCCACGACCTCGGCGTGCGTATGGCGGACATCGCTCACCAGGACTTCGTCATCAAGGGCGAGACCCTGGCGGACATCGAGTACGCCCGCGAGACGGGGCGGATCGCGCACATCTTCGCTCTCGAGGCGTCGACGATGATCGAGAACGAGGTTGACCGGCTCGACGTCCTGTACGGCATCGGCGTGCGCCAGATGGGCATCGCCTACTCCGAGGCGAACACCCTGGGCAGCGGCCTGAAGGAGCGGGGTGACGGCGGGCTGACCTACTTCGGCGAGCGAGCCGTCGAGCGCATGAACAAGCTCGGCATCGCCATCGACGTCTCGCACAGCGGCGACCGTACCTCGCTCGACGTCATCAAGCACTCCCGGCTGCCCGTCTTCATCACTCACGCCGGCGCCCGTGCCGTCTGGCCCACCAACCGCATGAAGCCCGACGACGTCATCAAGGCGTGCGCCGAGCGCGGAGGGGTCATCGGCATCGAGGCGGCGCCCCACACCACGCTCTCCCCGGACCACCCCCACCACAGTCTCGAGTCCGTCATGGACCACTTCGAGTACTGCGTGGACCTCGTGGGGATCGAGCACGTGAGCTTCGGCCCCGACACCCTCTTCGGTGACCACGTCGGCCTGCACGACGCGTTCGCGGCGAACCTGTCGATCGCTCAGGCCCACAGCCACATCGACCACCCGCGGGTGGAGTACGTCGACGGCGTGGAGAACCCCGCCGAGGCCTTCTTCAACATCATCGGGTGGCTCGTCAAGCACGGCTACTCCGACGACGAGATCCGCCTCGTCGTCGGCCAGAACACCCTCCGCGTCCTGAAAGAGGTCTGGGTCTCATGA
- a CDS encoding ABC transporter ATP-binding protein — translation MDRSPALQPPVLTARRLSVTFGSGSRAVHAVREIDLDVRRGEFVALLGESGSGKSATARALMGLDEGLATITADRLTLGDTDLLAARPEELRRLRGARMSLILQDALSSLNPVLTIGDQIGEVLRVHTRCSRRQAAARAEELLRLVGIPDPIRRLKDYPHQFSGGMRQRILIAMGIAMDPELLIADEPTTALDVTVQAQILELLDRLRRELGMAVLLITHDLGVVAEVADHVVVMYAGRVVENAPADDVFSRPTHPYTMALLESVPQASLRGGRLPAIPGSPPSPAQTPPGCSFNPRCPYAVDLCRTERPLLRTTAPGVLAACHRSEEILHDRVA, via the coding sequence GTGGACAGATCCCCCGCCCTCCAGCCGCCCGTTCTCACCGCCCGCCGCCTGTCGGTGACGTTCGGATCGGGTTCCAGGGCCGTGCACGCCGTCCGTGAGATCGACCTCGACGTCCGGCGGGGCGAGTTCGTCGCGCTGCTCGGCGAGTCGGGCTCCGGCAAGTCGGCGACGGCCCGCGCTCTCATGGGCCTGGACGAGGGCCTCGCGACGATCACCGCCGACCGCCTCACCCTCGGGGACACCGACCTGCTCGCAGCACGCCCCGAGGAGCTGCGCCGGCTCCGCGGCGCTCGGATGAGCCTCATCCTCCAGGACGCCCTGTCCTCACTGAACCCGGTCCTCACGATCGGGGACCAGATCGGGGAGGTGCTCCGGGTCCACACCCGCTGCTCGCGCCGGCAGGCGGCCGCTCGCGCCGAGGAGCTCCTGCGGCTCGTCGGCATCCCGGACCCGATTCGCCGCCTCAAGGACTACCCCCACCAGTTCTCCGGCGGCATGCGCCAGCGCATCCTCATCGCCATGGGGATCGCCATGGACCCCGAGCTGCTCATCGCCGACGAACCCACCACCGCGCTCGACGTCACTGTCCAGGCCCAGATCCTCGAGCTCCTCGACCGGCTCCGGCGTGAGCTCGGCATGGCCGTCCTGCTCATCACCCACGACCTCGGCGTGGTGGCGGAGGTCGCGGACCACGTCGTCGTCATGTACGCCGGGCGGGTCGTGGAGAACGCCCCGGCCGACGACGTCTTCTCACGGCCGACGCACCCCTACACGATGGCCCTGCTCGAGTCCGTTCCCCAGGCGTCCCTGCGCGGCGGCCGGCTGCCGGCAATCCCGGGCTCCCCACCGAGCCCGGCCCAGACGCCGCCGGGCTGCTCGTTCAACCCCCGCTGTCCCTACGCGGTCGACCTGTGCCGCACCGAGCGCCCGCTACTGCGGACGACCGCCCCCGGAGTGCTGGCCGCGTGCCACCGCAGTGAGGAGATCCTCCATGACCGCGTCGCCTGA
- a CDS encoding zinc-dependent alcohol dehydrogenase — protein MRSVVVTGPGKVEMLEVDTPTIGPKDVLVRMRASGICGSDAMYIAVGGIPPHQGATRLGHEPAGEICEVGDEVTGLAVGDHVVFDTMAFTDGLLGSGGAQGGLSEYVVVHDAQPGRQVRVIPSDVPWEVAALNEPMAVARHAVNRLELAPGAKVVVFGAGPIGLGAVLSAKALGAEHVVVVDIQPNRLETALKVGADAVVNSAEEDVKARLIELHGTAGPSFLRDARPDTDGYVDAAGVPSVIETILGMVKHRAVVSVPAVHKEPVPVDLGRILMTEVDIRLAMGYPTEIFEVTDDIIANVDKYRQIVSDVVPYDRALEGITLAATPGAADKVVIVME, from the coding sequence ATGCGCAGTGTCGTCGTCACCGGTCCCGGAAAGGTCGAGATGCTGGAGGTCGACACCCCGACCATCGGCCCCAAGGACGTGCTGGTCAGGATGCGCGCGAGCGGCATCTGCGGCTCGGACGCGATGTACATCGCGGTCGGCGGGATCCCGCCGCACCAGGGCGCCACACGCCTCGGTCACGAGCCGGCCGGTGAGATCTGCGAGGTCGGTGACGAGGTGACCGGTCTCGCCGTCGGGGACCACGTCGTGTTCGACACGATGGCGTTCACCGACGGGCTGCTCGGCAGCGGCGGTGCCCAGGGCGGTCTCTCGGAGTACGTCGTCGTCCACGACGCCCAGCCGGGCCGCCAGGTCCGGGTCATCCCGAGTGACGTCCCGTGGGAGGTCGCCGCGCTCAACGAGCCGATGGCCGTGGCCCGTCACGCCGTCAACCGGCTCGAGCTGGCACCCGGCGCCAAGGTCGTCGTCTTCGGCGCCGGCCCGATCGGGCTCGGCGCGGTGCTGTCCGCCAAGGCCCTCGGGGCCGAGCACGTCGTCGTCGTCGACATCCAGCCCAACCGGCTCGAGACCGCCCTGAAGGTCGGCGCGGACGCCGTCGTCAACTCCGCCGAGGAGGACGTCAAGGCCCGCCTCATCGAGCTGCACGGGACCGCGGGGCCCAGCTTCCTGCGGGACGCCCGGCCCGACACGGACGGCTACGTCGACGCCGCCGGCGTGCCCAGCGTCATCGAGACGATCCTCGGGATGGTCAAGCACCGGGCCGTGGTCTCCGTCCCGGCGGTGCACAAGGAGCCGGTGCCGGTGGACCTCGGGCGGATCCTCATGACCGAGGTCGACATCCGCCTCGCCATGGGCTACCCGACCGAGATCTTCGAGGTCACCGACGACATCATCGCGAACGTCGACAAGTACCGGCAGATCGTCAGCGACGTCGTCCCCTACGACCGGGCGCTCGAGGGCATCACGCTCGCCGCCACGCCGGGTGCCGCCGACAAGGTCGTCATCGTCATGGAGTGA